In Drechmeria coniospora strain ARSEF 6962 chromosome 03, whole genome shotgun sequence, the DNA window AACCATGGCTTGGTGCTCAGTGGACGCGAGGCCCATGGACGAGCGGGTTAGGGGATCCACAGCAGTATGTCGGCTATCTCCAATGTCACCCTTGCTTGAGCTGATCCCCCCCAGAACCGTAGCTCCGGGATGTCTTTGGCCAGCCGTGTTGGGAATGGAAGAGACAGGTCGAATAAATCAGATATATGACTTATCCGAACGGGCTCCCAAGAGCGTAGCGGCGCCTGCATGTGTTCAGGTACAGATGTACGAGCACCGCTTCCCACCTCGGACTCGGCCCAGGCTAGTTGCGCCTGACCACCGCTGTGACTTGTGACGGCGGAAGTTGGACACTTGCTGCGCCGGCTCGCTGCTGGTATTAGTAGTGGCATGCAGGGTACGCAGCTGGACCGCAGCTGGACCCCGATGGCCAAGCTTGTGCGAGGGAGAACGTATTGCTGCCCGGCGCGGCATCACGATACGTACTGCGCGCAAGCCGCAGGATCATGGCCGAGCGTTGGCGACGCccctgcaacagcaacagtcCGGTACCCACGGATTATTTCGACTCGCACCTCGAGACTCGGCGGTTGCCATCGAAAGTTGGTCGACCTGCGGCGACGGACCCTCCACGACCACCCGTCCGCAGGCGACAGGGTGCGCGAGCGGGCAGGCCAGGGGTCATGTCGAGCAAGGTTTGGGAATGACATCACGAACCATCTGTGCCCGTCGGCTCGCCGCATGACGGAAAGGGCCCAACGTGGGGAGAGCGGCCACGTCGAATAGTCGCGCGGATATTCgccaaggcgacgaggacaaaCGCCGTGCGCATCCCTCGACTCGCACCTTGCCTCGAATCCACGTGCATGCGACGTCCCTTGCTTCGTTCCTGGATGCATCCAACATGTCTGCGGAGTTGGACCGGACCTAGATGCCCTCCGACATTGAGACCTACAGAAGCTCGAAACGGGCCTTGCTTTTTTTCTCCTTCAGGGACCGGAGTCGATGGAAGGCGAGCAATGCACGAGTTGATGCGTGCTGcggtgccgacggctggCAAGTTGAGGACCCCTGTCCGCTCGCCATTGGGAGCTGCAGGAGGAAGGAAGTAGCCGAGCAATGTCATGGTTTGCGCAGTGGACCGTTATCGGTTTCCCTCGGTGAGATATCGCTGTCTCACACACGAACGATGTTTGGCCAGGAAATTTGCCATCGTCTCCATTCCAGGAAAGCCCCCATTCCATGGCGGACGTCGTGGAAGCATGAGAAAGTCGCAGGtaccggcggcgagcgatgATGGCTTGGTGCCGCCAGCGCCACCATTAGCACGCAAACCAGCGAGGTGCCGGGGCGGACCAGGACTGGCATGGCTGCCTCTTACTCGTGGTAATTGCGGCCGCCGCTCTCACGTACGAACCAGATGCGAAGGCGAGAATTCCAACCGGACGCGTGGAGTACGCGTCTCGTACCTTGGGGCCAACTTTTGAGACCGGTAGACTTGCGGCGTGGTGTGTAGGACTGATCATGGACGGCAGTAGCGTTTCCCCTGGCGTCGCAGCTCGCTCCTCGCTGTCTTTCGGTGCTCCCAGTGCCGCTTGGTGCCTGCATCGGTTGGTGTCAGAACCTGTCTGGGATGGCCTGCACTAATGGAATAGTTGACATGCCTCCCCGCAAGTACTCGTATGCTGGACTCGCACTCGTTGGCAGTGCAATGCCGAGTGCACGtagagtgcatgtaccgtaccgtactgtactgtactgtactcggtactccctactccgttGTCCTGCTCACTCCATCTTTttcgtaccgagtacggagacGTCTGCTCGTTTGCCTGTCTGAGCTGCGGCCAGTTTGCGACCCCCGGTCGAGCGGTGACGGACCACTGATGCGAGGAGCTGAGAAGCGGGCCTCGGCAGCGACCGTTCATGCAGGCATCTTGCCGGTCTAGCAGGAGGCTCCACAGCATCTAGGAAGCATCAGCATCAGTGACTGCCAAGCAGTGAACGGCACAGAGCGTGCCAGCCTGACACCTCCCCTGCCACTCCTCGGGGCCGCCTGGCAGCTTGTGTGGTGTGATCCGAACCTGCCACTGGATGCCTGGTGCCTGGTGCCTGGTGCCTGGTGGCTCGTCCTGACGGTGGTGTCCTCGAGACTTGGCTGGCCGTAGCATCCTGCTTCATCTTCTCCGAGCGGGTGGTGTGGTGTGGTGTGGTGTGGTGTGCCTAGCGGCAGGTCGAGCAGAGgcacggcggcatcgactgGATTGCTGGAGCCAGAGTATCGGTGCCCTCGACCGAAATGCGGCGCCCGCTATTGCCGGCTGCCATGCGGTACCTCACGGGTAgccccatcgtcggccggtcTGGAGTCGGCATGGATTCGCATGGGGCTGAACGGATGCTGCGGTTGAGGAGGGAGTATTGGAGGCTTGGGGCAGAGCTCGAATGTAGCTCAAAGGTAGGACTAGCTTGGGGTGTGGGAGTGATGACCGTCCTGGGCGTGCCGTGACGGTGCCGTCTGGCCACCCAACCCAACCCTCTTCGGGTGGTGGCCAGTGCTCACCAACCAACAAGCCAAGCCGCAGGGGCGGACGAGCTCCGTAAGGTGGTTGCGTACACCTGCCCGCACCAGTCCGCACCAGCGCTCGTACCCGTTCTcgccgtactcggtacacaGGTCGGTACCTGGACAGATCGGTCTGTCGAGGTACCGTTTGCCGGCTGTGCTAGGGgactgtactgcaagtggTGGCATGAGAAGAGGCACGACAAGGTACTCGCTCCGGTacactgtacctgtactccgtacggcgcaCCCAGATAGATGGCCCCTTCCTCTGTCCATCCTCTCGTCCCACTCCCCCTCCCTCACAGTCAGGGCAGGCGGCGGGCAGGCATGATGCATCGCACCTCACGCCTTGACCTTGTTGCTTCCCGCCCTTTTTCACACCTCAccccatcctcctccaccatggCTCACTCCTCCACCATGGCTCACTCCTCCACCTATGGCTCACTCCTCCACCATGGCTCGCTCCTCCACCATGGCTCACTCCTCCGCCTTGGCTCactcctccaccaccaccaccaccggccAGCGGGCCCCTCCATGCGCCCTACGTCTTGTCCGCATGTCCTGGCGTGCGGCGTACTCGAATGTACACGCATCTGtctccgtcgacggtcgaTGCCAGCCGGCCGGCCTCTCGCCAGCGGGGACGTTGTAGCCTTTGTTTCTTTTCAGCAAACGCCCGTCCACTCGAGCGCCCCGGCCTACAGTCGATGCTGGATGGAGAAGCCACGGTGCTCGCCCGTTCCCGATTGTCCACATCTCGAGGGCAGAGAGCCACGGCGACTCTGGATCAAAGAATGCCACGAAGCAGGAATGACTGGCTCGAGCGGATAGGTCATCGCCTTCACGACGACTATAATTATGCGAGTCACTCGGCTCCCTCCCCGGCATCCGTCCGTATGAGTGAGAGTCGAGGTCGTTTCACCACGGCTGCCATATAGTATTCGGAGCAGCAGTCTGTACCGTCGATAGTCCCGCCCTCCGGTGGAGTCCAAACGACCTCCTTGATCGACTTTGGCCCTGGCTCCATCGAGATCTATTGCCTTGCTAACCACAACCTCATGACCCATTCCGTTCTGCCACTAGACCACACCACCTGTCTCTCGGCGTCTCTCACTCCTCCAGCATCCACCACTAGGTCTCACGATAGGCTAGGGTTGATCTGCACCTGGGATGTCTCAGGCTAGTCGCTCCCCTCCACAGCTCATTCCTCCTCTCTGTTATATCTTCAGGGGCGTCCCTCGCGAACAACAAGCATTCCCGACCAGAACCACTCTCGCTTTCTCCCCATCTCACCTCTTCCATCAACTCCCTCCCgtctcttttttttttgttcGTCGCAAGTCCAGTCGTCTGCGAAGCATTCAACCACGCCCTTCCTTGCTCGTGGCAACAAACGGACCACCGCTCACACGTCTTCTTCTCCCTCTCGAGATATCTCTCCTTCATCTCTTGACCAACATGCAGTTCGAATCGGATTTTCGGTTCGACATGGACGATGGCTTCAGCATGTGCAGCCAGGCCATGTCATgcccctcggccggcacgagcttctcctccgcctcgtcggcctaCGACCCCTTCACCCCCACGTCGAGACGGTCGACGCCCAACGAACTATCACTTGACTTTGACGGAGCCTCGTTTGGCGCCTCGGGCCACGCTGACCTCACCTCGCCCGCAAACAACAtgaccaagtacatgtttgGCCCCGTCAAGACGGAGCCCGAGCACATCTCCTTCCCCAACAGCCTGCCGAGCACGCCCATGaagaagctcgacggcaTGGCCACGCCCGACTACGAACACATGCTGGACATGAACATGAACTCGCAGCACTCGATGGGCTCAGTCACTCCTTCCGGTCCCTATCCCATGTACACCATCTCACCCCAGACGACCATGGGGCCGACGTCCTTTATGATGACGCCCACTCACAGCCTTTCGGGCTCCGAGATGGCCgagtcctcctcctcttggTCATGCGCCAATGACAGCCCCATTTCATTTTTCCCTCAAAAAAGCCTCGCTCCTCACGAcctggacgccgtcgacctcgagcgaCACTCGGAATCACCCATGGACCGCTACCACCTGCACTGCCCACCATCGCCCGGTCGTCTTCGTGCGCACCGCAAGATGATGGTGCACGAAATCCAGCGCAAGACGACGGAGCTGCAACGTGCCCAGAtccgagcgacgacgagaaaggTTCCCGGACCCGCGGACAATGCCTCGGTGGACGTGGTTCGCAGAGCCATGTGCAAGTGCGACTACCCCGGTTGCCACAAGGCGTTTCGTCGCAACGAGCATCTCAAACGCCACAAGCAAACGTGAGTCTCGCCATCCGTCTGACGGTCGAAGACATGACCATCTAACGCGCGCTGCAGCTTCCACGGCGAAGGACCTAACCGATTCTCGTGCGAGTTTTGCGGCAAGGACCAGTTCAACCGCCAAGACAACCTGAACAATCATCGCAAGCTCCACGCGAGGCCCAACAGCCGCAACCGCGGTGTCGAGTTCATCCCAGCCGCCGTTCCTGTTATCGAGCAAGAAGAGCGAAGCCGCAAGAGGCGGGCCCCACCCAAATCAAAGACGGCTGAGAAGCGGGGCGATGATTTCTGATGGGAAACACGCTCCGTTGCTTTTGCTCGCCGAATGCGAGATGACGCCCTCTAcattcggcctcggccctgGGTGGGTCTCGATTCGAGACAAAGCCAGTCTTGACGGCGCTGCATTTCAACAACGATAACTGACTCCTCCCCTCTGGCGGTCCACGATGCCGTCAACCCCTACGCTCCCGGCCCTGCCGAAGCTTCATTTCCGACGGCAGCCTCTCGGCTCTGATGCGTGTCACCGGCTGCACGCGTGCCGGACGCTCCTCATCGTTTCTCTTGTCAATGATTTTTATTTTCATCGGATGTGCCCTGTATCACATGTTTTGGCGTATTGGCTCTCAGTTTGATGCGGAGACGTTTACTTGTCTCGCGGCCGTGGAAGGCTGCATTTGATATCCCATGGAGGGAGTGGTGGATtccggcgacgacaagcTCCGCAGCGTCGTGTCGCTGGTGCACTCGGTTGCATGAATCGCGCATTGGAAAAAAGTACGATTTGTGGTTAAAAACGAAGGAGACGCGGACGACGACCTACTTCCTGGCTGCCACCTTACTTGGGCCCCTCGGGAGTAGCGGTAATGGGTTCTGGAGTGGTGGCGAGTGTATTTTTCGTGCGATGGCAAATCAGTCGCACTGTATCATACCGCCGACTTACAATGTAATCTAGTCTTGGACAGGAAAAGAAGGTTTCTGTTGACGTTGGAGGGCCAATCATTGgacttgtgcatgtacgtagtAACGGCTAGGAGGAGCAGGAAGCAACTCGAAAGACAGGGCAATGATGAAAAACATGGCACGCCTCAGATGCACTCCAGATCGAGGAACATGTGTCGGTCTCTCCTCCTGCCACCCATGGCCGTCTCATGCAGCCGCTCCCCAAGTTCAGCGAGAGACTTGGGGTTGTCTTAGATCTGTCTTTGGAGGCCAAAACAACAGCCGCCGGGGGCGACGGGGTGTGCCATCGCAGGAGACGGACGGTGGCTGGGGATGGCGTCGAGCGTCCAGGTCTCGGTCAGAATCTTTTCTTTTTGTCACGAAGGGGGGTGGAGAGGAGAGGCTCTTGGGGGGGGCATTTTTAACCTGCtcatgatgatgatgcttTGTCTGCGCGCCATGTGAATGTGCCTCGACACCACCAGGGCCCTGCCAactggtactgtaggtgATGATGGtagcggcggcaccagcggAGTCGCTGCTTCATGTCGATAGGCGTACTtgccatgtacttgctactTACATAAGTAGGCACCTATTTTCGCATGTGGTCGTCGGCTGCCAAGATAGCGCCTAGCAGTGATTGGCATGGCACTAACATGACAGCTGTAGGAAATGATGCGCCTAGCGTCACGTCGATCATGGGCAACTTATCTCGACGACATTGCCGCCCGGAAGTTAAACGCCACATGAAGTAGGCAGGGACGTCGAAAGGATAGTTTTTCGTCTTGCCAATGGCAGGGGAAGCAATGGGGGCCACCAGGACGGTGATGGTGCCAGCCTGCCATGACGGAGGGCTTTGTCACCAGCACGGTCAGTAATACAGTCAGtgacttgacaaaagtgacggtTCAGGTTTGGTAGCGCtgctcctacaaattgaatggatatttttgccaccccactgtagcAGCGACCACGAACGTGGGGTCGGCTGCGGCGTACAGCGCTGTGCTTGGCTAcggtactggtactgtaatacttactactgtaggtacctactgtatgTGTACTCCATACACCTTCCTGCATGTACCTTGTAATACTCGGTCACTTGCGGGCAGGTACAGTATAAGTAcctactcaagtactccgtacacgtgcCGGCATATGCTCAGAGGTAATAGAAGCACAACACCACAAAGCACAGAAGACTCCGCAACTGCCTGTATATCTGGTGCTCACTTGTATAATGCTTTCTTCTTGTGCTGTTCTTGTACCCGCCTGTGATAAGCGAGTCTACATCTTGGTCGTCCTTGATGCTTAGGGTCTGTGCGGCCAGCCATGGTGCGGCCGGCCATTTCTCCGACGGCCAAGCAGATGGTGCTAATTCATGGCTACCGATCTTCTTGTGGGTTTGTCGTACGAGTTGCGAACATGCTGCCCAAGAAGGTTGCATCCATGGCGTTTCCCACACGCATCATGGCACAGCACGGAGTGTACGCAACACACCATGGCCGGCCGCATACGAACATTCTGTGCTTTGTGCGCAGTTGGAAAAGAAACGGGCTCGTGACGGCGCATGACGGAGGTCGCGCTCGGGTGCCCGTTCGTGTCGAGGGGGGCGACGCATGCTGAGGCATTGTGCATGTAGAAACATCCTGCGCGCACGACCACGAGTGcatacacttacagtacacctacttgtgcaactacagtgcatgcaGCATCACGGTGCAAGGGCCATGTGGAACAAAGTGGTATCGGCACCGTCAAACACATGCAATGGGCCCGGCCGGGCTACCCCTCCATCGGCAACTacccgacctcgtcggccgtctgggTTGGGGACGGAAAGCGGAAAAAAAAACAAGGCTGCGATGGCGAGGCGATATGGCGTATGGTGCGTACTAgtgaggggaggaggagtagcggggaggggagggaggggagggaggggagggaggggagggaggcgggGGTGTTGGCAAGGCAAGGTAGGGTATGGTAGGCGGTATTAGCGGTGATCCGTCGCGCGGCTGGCGTCCCCTCTGCGTCTGTGATGATGCTCTGTTGCATTTTGCATCGGCGGGGAGCGATTCGATCGGAAGCGCCGGCGACAAGATCCGGCCAGAGGCAGGACTCGCTGGTGCCGTCGATAGTTTGGGCCGTCGCTGCCATCcgcccaagtactgtacttgcgtcgCTAGTTGATTGCCGGTTGGGCCCGGGCCAGGCTGATCTGGTGAGGTGATTCATAACCGTCCGACGATGGAGAGAACGGGGCGGTGCCTGCTAATCGTGCGACCATGACCATGTAATCGGCGACATTTCCATTGCGCGACTCGACCGGTAGACGGGAGCTgaggcgggcggcgtcggggtgTCGGGAGAGCAAGTGCTGAATCGGATGCAGGCGTTGCCGTCGCGTCCAGGTCGAGACCATGTTTAATTTGGCAGACGATGCGCGCCCAGGAGCCCCTCGCCTGATGTGGGCTGGCAGGAGTCGAGCGGGCAGGCGGGACGCTTGGACGGGTCGATGGCTCGAgctgggggagggggatggagatggatggagatg includes these proteins:
- a CDS encoding putative zinc finger protein odd-paired-like protein is translated as MQFESDFRFDMDDGFSMCSQAMSCPSAGTSFSSASSAYDPFTPTSRRSTPNELSLDFDGASFGASGHADLTSPANNMTKYMFGPVKTEPEHISFPNSLPSTPMKKLDGMATPDYEHMLDMNMNSQHSMGSVTPSGPYPMYTISPQTTMGPTSFMMTPTHSLSGSEMAESSSSWSCANDSPISFFPQKSLAPHDLDAVDLERHSESPMDRYHLHCPPSPGRLRAHRKMMVHEIQRKTTELQRAQIRATTRKVPGPADNASVDVVRRAMCKCDYPGCHKAFRRNEHLKRHKQTFHGEGPNRFSCEFCGKDQFNRQDNLNNHRKLHARPNSRNRGVEFIPAAVPVIEQEERSRKRRAPPKSKTAEKRGDDF